The following coding sequences lie in one Arachis hypogaea cultivar Tifrunner chromosome 9, arahy.Tifrunner.gnm2.J5K5, whole genome shotgun sequence genomic window:
- the LOC112712481 gene encoding type IV inositol polyphosphate 5-phosphatase 3, with amino-acid sequence MKQRSTNNPQAFWGSVVMRKWLNMGTNQTDYTADDPDDQNDPDSHSDSDSDSPHSHTNQDFIPRLRRQKSLTSRAQYINNKELRICVGTWNVGGEAPPDDLDIDDWLCINHPADIYVLGFQEIVPLNPGNIFGAEDTRRAPKWENIIRETLNRVRPPATKMKSFSDPPSPSRFKPTADIPDVAEEILLEESDSDIGEEVHPFNEEEGNNVGDIATEESIKNADSDLQSQIPSYPRKLNRLNCFRNEDSPMEENINMDTSIGLSWPEQPMHLQPQKVLNKSKTLKTFKSFKTMKSFRTYDSFKPTTMMDDIGLLGEIDLEALMRRKRRSSYVRIVSKQMVGIFITIWVRRNLRKHIQNLKVSTVGVGVMGYIGNKGSISISMSIYQTLFCFICTHLTAGEKEGDELRRNADVREIHHRTHFHSLSDIQLPMDILDHERVIWLGDLNYRINWSYEKTRDLISKKQWSKLFEKDQLAKEMEKGVFEGWSEGQLNFAPTYKYEANSDKYYGEDPKIGRRVPSWCDRILSYGSGLRLLSYRREEIKLSDHRPVTATYMAEVEVFSPRKLQKALTFTDAEIENAEVFNNLANWNI; translated from the exons ATGAAGCAACGGTCAACCAACAATCCACAG GCTTTCTGGGGAAGCGTGGTGATGCGCAAATGGCTTAACATGGGAACTAATCAAACTGATTACACTGCTGATGACCCTGATGACCAGAATGATCCTGATTCtcattctgattctgattctgattctccTCATTCTCATACTAATCAag ATTTTATTCCAAGATTAAGGAGGCAAAAGTCATTAACTTCCAGGGCTCAGTACATAAACAATAAGGAACTCAG AATATGTGTTGGGACATGGAATGTTGGAGGAGAAGCTCCACCTGATGATTTAGACATTGATGATTGGTTATGCATCAACCACCCTGCTGATATCTATGTTCTTGG TTTTCAAGAGATTGTACCTTTGAACCCTGGCAATATCTTTGGTGCTGAAGACACTCGGCGCGCGCCAAAATGGGAAAACATCATCAGAGAAACACTTAACAGAGTTAGGCCTCCGGCAACTAAGATGAAATCCTTCAGTGATCCTCCCTCTCCCTCCAGATTCAAGCCAACGGCCGACATCCCGGATGTAGCAGAAGAGATTCTACTTGAGGAAAGTGACAGTGACATTGGTGAAGAAGTTCATCCATTCAATGAAGAAGAAGGCAACAATGTTGGTGACATTGCCACAGAAGAATCCATCAAAAATGCTGATTCTGATTTGCAAAGCCAGATACCTTCTTACCCAAGAAAGCTGAACAGGCTAAACTGTTTTCGCAACGAAGACTCACCCATGGAGGAAAACATAAACATGGACACATCAATTGGATTGAGTTGGCCAGAGCAACCAATGCATCTGCAGCCACAGAAAGTGTTGAACAAATCAAAGACTTTGAAAACTTTCAAGTCATTTAAGACAATGAAGTCTTTCAGAACTTATGATTCTTTCAAACCAACCACCATGATGGATGACATAGGTTTGCTTGGTGAGATTGATCTTGAAGCATTGATGAGGAGGAAGAGAAGATCATCCTATGTAAGAATAGTGAGCAAACAGATGGTTGGAATCTTCATCACCATCTGGGTTCGGAGGAATCTGAGGAAACACATTCAGAATTTGAAGGTTTCAACAGTTGGAGTTGGTGTTATGGGATACATTGGTAACAAG GGTTCAATATCTATCAGCATGTCCATATATCAAACATTGTTTTGTTTTATATGCACACATCTGACTGCTGGTGAGAAAGAAGGGGATGAACTCAGAAGGAATGCTGATGTGCGTGAGATTCATCACAGAACTCATTTTCATTCACTTTCTGATATTCAACTTCCTATGGATATTCTTGATCATGA GAGAGTAATTTGGTTGGGCGATCTGAATTACCGAATCAATTGGTCATATGAGAAAACAAGAGATCTCATCTCAAAAAAACAGTGGTCAAAATTATTTGAGAAAGACCAG CTAGCGAAAGAAATGGAGAAGGGTGTGTTTGAAGGATGGTCAGAAGGACAGTTAAACTTCGCACCAACTTATAAGTATGAGGCTAATTCAGATAAGTACTATGGAGAGGATCCAAAGATTGGAAGACGTGTACCATCATG GTGCGATCGCATTCTTTCTTATGGAAGCGGATTGAGATTGCTAAGTTATAGAAGagaagagattaaactgtcagaTCATAGGCCTGTAACTGCCACATACATGGCTGAGGTTGAGGTTTTCTCTCCAAGAAAGCTACAGAAGGCTTTAACTTTCACTGATGCAGAAATTGAAAATGCAGAAGTCTTCAACAATTTAGCTAATtggaatatttaa